In the genome of Impatiens glandulifera chromosome 6, dImpGla2.1, whole genome shotgun sequence, the window GGAATCCTTCAGGTGGTGGTGGTAGTGGTAGGGGGGGCGGTGGTGGTGGCGGTGGAGGTACCGCCGCCCATCCACCTTCTTCACTTAATCCATcgttttattcgaattcgaatagaaggtatatagatagatagatatatagatagattGATAGATTGTTTCTAGCGGATTCAttcttctttttaaatttagggtttcattaaattttgtattttgatcatttatttttgtcactttCAGCTTTAAGAATCATAACAATGCACAAAGAATGCAACCTAGGTCTGGCCCTGGAAATGTGAAGTTAGAATCTGAATTTCGTCCTCTGCAGAATGGAGCACATTCAGTTCCTACACAacaaagtaattttaaaaattacaaaatctctttttatgaaaaacctagtttgatgttttatttattattattaaggaaCTGTCGTTGAGCCAATTGTAGGTGTTTCCATCAAACCCGCAGCTGAAATGCCAGTCCAGAGAAGTTCAGGGGTTGTTACAACAAATGCTCAATCCTATCAGCCAACAGCCCCTACTACTCCCGCGAAGGGTGTGTCTCTTTCTATATCGAATAAGTCTAAATACATCTAAAAATGTTGTGTTAATGTTTATTCTATATGATGTAGTACCAGGAGATGCTTCAAAGTCATTTCCTCTTCAATTTGGGACCATAAGCCCTGGTTTTGTGAACGGAATGCAGGTGAGATAAATTTACATGCATCTTCCATGTTTATTTCGACTGTTATCTGCTGTGTGTATACTTCACACCTAGTTTTAAAAGTTGATGTTGTGTACTGTAATTTTATAGTTGTGTAATTCCTTTGGTTTTGTTTGCTAGATACCTGCACGAACCAGCTCGGCACCTCCTAATCTGGATGAGCAGAAATATGACCAGGTCTGTATGAAGATTATTTCTCTTGATCTGGTTATTTCGTTATACAATCTTTGTATGTGTTTATCTGGCCAACATAGAGTCTATTTGGAAACtaatattttgtcacaatcatgATCTCATTGTAAAATCGTCAAAGTTAATattgtaagatttttttttatcatattcagattttaatatgatttttgatGAGCATTTGGTATAGAAATTATTGTCAGAGGATcatgattcaaattatattgtaattttttgtttcatttttttttctccatcATTCTCAGATTTTCTTTCGATCATAAACAACATATTTTCTAgatcattttgaatttttgcCAACATAACAAATATAGATTTGTCGGTATCATGAtcaacatgattttttttattacaaaataaccaACTAGGGTGGTTCAATTGGAAAGAGTTTTGCAAAAGTGACCAAAGGTCTCATGTTCATTACCACTAAGAATGCCATGTTTGAAGTGAGGGTTGTGCTATCTTCCTGTAAGGAAATATAACTCTGATTTCGAAAGAAAAGTGATATGTGTACTCTATTGTAACAATTGCTTTTTACTTGGCTGCTTGAGTAACTTTCCATCAAATATGTATGTATAAGTCTTTGTGATTTGCTGATTCTGATTTTTTTCCAGGCTCGGCATACTGCTTTAACACCTGTGATGACCCATCCTGTTCCATCAGTCCCTAAGCCTCAAACACCTAGGAAAGTTGGAGTAGCTATTAACCAATCCAATAATGATGATTCTCATCAAATCCCAAAGGCTAGAAGAGAGGCTCAAGTTTCAGCTGCACCTCATATGCCCCAAGCTCAGAAGTCTCCTGTTCATTCTATACCCGGAGTTCCCATGCCATTGGCATATCACCAGCCTCAAGTTGCCGTTCAATTTGGTGGGCCCGGCCCTTTGATGCAATCGCAAGCTTCAATGTCAATGCAAATACCAATGCCTCAACTTCCGCAACAGATGTTTCTACAACCTCATCCAATGTCTCATCAGGGGTTAATGCATCAAGGTCAGAGCTTGAATTTTACACCACAAATGAATCCTCAGTTAGGAGGAATCAGTATGAGTCCACAATTCACACAACAACAATCACCTGGAAAATTTGTCAGCCAGCGTAAACCTGTCAAGATTACTCATCCTGAAACTCGTGAAGAGTTAAGACTTGATGAGTCATTGAGCTCAAAGCCACACACTCTTCCTAATTCGGTTACTCCTACTCACCCAGTCAATTACTACACCAGTCCTTATCCTTCTACCCCCATTTTCCCTGTACCTGGTTCCGTTCCTATGAATAATACCCAAATTGCCCCCAGCTCCCAGCAACCAAGGTTTGGCTATACAGTTAGCCAGGGTACACAATCTGTTCCTTTCACGATTCCTTCAAATAAGAACAATAATCAAATGCATGGAATTGCTGAACCATCAGCAGCTCCACATGTAACAGTTAGACCAGGCGGTTTGCTTCATGCTGTTAAAGTGGAGTCTCCTGCTGCAATAACTTCTGTTGACAAAGTTAACTCATTTCATTCTCAAAGGGAGCCAGTTGTTCATCCGGAAAGTTCTCTATTGCCTGCTACTGTTAAGCAACAACCTAAGGGAACATCTTCACTTCCCATTCAAGAAACTGCATCGGCTGTGGCCAATGATGAAGGAAGAAGTGCTGAAGTAGTTAATAGGTCCGACCCTCCTAAGAATCTTCAGAATGAGAATAATAAGGGAGGACAATCTCCAACACACCAGGTACTTCTATATTTATCCTACTTTGTtttcttagagcttgtttgtagttttttttgaataatctaTTTTTATGGGAACTATTTTGGAAGCTCTTTTTGTCAGTTTGCCAAAAAACAAACCATTTGGCAAAAAAATGTTGTCAACAAAATTCTGTAGCATGAGCtgaaaatttgtcaaaaaaaaacatcatttatTTCATCCACTTTTCacctaaaaaaaaattcatctcATTCAGTCACACTTTTCCTACCAAATACAAACATCACTCTCACTTTTTACTTGGACAATTTCCAAAAAGGCGATGATAAAGTGGTTTTTTAAGGATAGGCTTAGATATCCTTggtattttagattttaaaatgttataaaatataaagaaagagTATTTTAGTCGATGGTTTGATTGATGAAGtgattgataataaaatatgggGTTATTTTACACATGTCCGAATAacctttcatcaaacaaaagCCCCTGGATAAAGTAAATGTATTTCATCGCATTGAGAACATATTTTGCATTTGTTTTTGCAGGTTTCGACTCAATCTACCTCTCTTTCAGACTTGTCCTCTCAGTCTTTACATGAAAGTGGTTCAGTTGCCAATGGTGCAACCGTAGCAAAGGATGGGGAAAAAGTTAATGCTTCAAACGGTACAAGTGAGAGCTACATGTCTTACAGTGAGTCATTTCCTAAACTCAGTGGTTCTTCAGATTCATCTTGCATAGAGTTGAATGATTCAGTTAGCGTTGATAGCTTGCCCTCTGGAAACAATGCCATAAAAGAGAATTTAACTGTACACATTGAACCACAAAAGCTTGAAACCATAGGTAATAAAGAACAAGCAGTTGGGATGAAGGAAGCGTCTAAGCAAGATATAAACGACTCCGATTTATCTCTGGATTCTGTTTCTCCAAGATCTTCAGAAGTTGCTAATCAATCTGAATCTTACATTGATAAGAAGAtagaagaaattgaaaaagtaGAGAAATCAAGTGCTGAATTTGCGGATTCTACAAACAGTGTGGATTTATCAAGCTTAAATTCTGAAGGAGATATTTCTTCTGCAGCATCAAGTCCAAAGGAGGAGAGGCCTGTTTCAGAACTGAGTAGGATGAAAAGTGCAGTATCCAAAGccaagaagaaaagaaaagaaattctTCAAAAGGCAGACGCTGTTGGTGCATCAAGCGATCTTTATAACGCATATAAAGCAGCGACTACTCCTTCAGAAGATTCAGAAATTACACCTTCTGACCTAAAGCAGCAGGTTGAAGCAGATGATCCTCAAAACAACATAATATCAAATGAAAAGGTTGGGCAGAGTAAATCCGAGCCAGACGATTGGGAAGATGCTGCCGACATATCAACTCCAAAATTAGTAGTAGAAGAGAAGCCTGTCCCTGGTTTatcagttaaaaaaaaatattctaggGATTTCTTATTGACTTTATCAGAACATCACACTGGTTTGCCAGTCGGTTTTGATTTTAAGACAGGAGGAGTGATCCTGAGTGGTTCTAATGCGGATAGTTCTCACGATTCATACCCTAGTGCTGGAAGGGGGGCACATCGCGTTGGCGGTCCCCCTGGTCGCGATTTTCGACAGGATAGTTTCGGAAATGAGACAAGTCGTGATTTTCGACAGGATAGTTACGGAAATGACACAGGTCGCGATTTGCGACAAGGAGTTGGAAATTATGGTGTACCAAGGAATCTACGTTCACCAGTTGGTCCATATGGTGGAGGAATCCTAAACGGGTCTATGATGCAGCAGACCGTTAGCCTGCAACGTAATAACTCCGAGTCGGACAGGTGGCAAAAGTCTTCAAATCAGAAGGGCTTAATTCCTTCACCGCAGACTCCAATGCAGGTTGTGAACTTTTCCCTtttttttgagataaaattacACAAATGTCATTTATCACCACCCCCACCCCCACCCCAAAACAGGTTATccactatttttaaaataaaatgacatgAATGTCATTTGCTCCCCTAAAAATGAAGGTCATacacttttctttttatttatttccctCTCTTTTCCTTATAAAATGACACAATCACAATCATTTACGAAACTTGCCAAAGTTagaattgaaagtgattttttttatatccgACATGAAAATTGTGTTGAAGTAGATGAAAAGAGGTGAACAGTGTCtgaaaaaagtgatttttttccaattttgtacaaaaaaaattaaatgataatttttgtttctttgACAAAATGGGATACCTAGAAAGCTCAATATTGTCATTTCCCACCCCCCAAAAAATGCAGGTCATGCACAAAGCGGAAAAGAAATACCAAGTTGGTATTGTGACAGACGATGAACAAGTCAAGCAGAGACAACTTAagacaattttaaataagttgacTCCACAGAACTTTGATAAACTCTTTCAGCAAGTTAAAGATGTCAACATCGACAACGCAAATACTCTAGTCGGTGTTATATCGCAGATTTTTGATAAGGCGCTTACAGAACCGACTTTCTGCGAAATGTATGCAGATTTCTGTTTTCATCTTTCCCGGGAATTGCCTGATTTTTGCGAAGACAATGAAAagattacttttaaaagattGCTTCTGAGCAAGTGTCAGGAAGAATTCGAGAGAGGGGAACGAGAACAGGAAGAAGCTAACAAGGCTGAAGAAGAAGGCGAGGTAAAACTATCAAAGGAAGAACGAGAAGAGAAAAGGTTGAAAGCGAGAAGACAAATGTTGGGTAACATTAGGTTAATCGGAGAGCTGTATAAGCAAAAGATGCTGACCGAGAGAATCATGCATTCATGTATAATGAAATTGTTGGGTCAGTGTCAGACACCTGATGAAGAAGACATCGAAGCTTTATGCAAATTAATGAGTACAATAGGCGAAATAATCGACCATCAAAAGGCGAAAGAACATATGGATGCGTATTTCGAAAGAATGGCAAGTTTATCAGTCAACATGAAGTTATCCTCGGGTTAGGTTCATGTTAAAAGATTCCATCGATTTGAGGAGGAACAAATGGCAGCAGAGGATGAAAGTTGAAGGACCGAAAAAGATCAACGAAGTTCATCGTGATGCTGCTCAAGAACGAGAACGACAGGTTCAAGCCAGTCGATTATCTCGTAATCCTCCAAGCTCCAATTCTTCTGTTAGAAATCGTCAAATGGATTTTAGTCCAAGACCCAATCAAATGAGTGGTTTCCGTTCTTCACAACCACAACAACTAAGGGGTTATAATCAAGATTTTCGAACGGAGGAACGAAATCAATATGAAAATAGGACTATGACTCTACCTTTGCCTCAAAGgccttttggtgacaactcgaTCACACTTGGCCCTCAAGGTGGTTTTGCTAGGGGAATGTCAATGAGAGGGCAAAATAATTCTTCGACAGAGTTTACAAACACTGGAGGTTCTTCTAGAAGGCTAGGAGTTGATACAGTTTCAGATAGGAGTTCTCATGAACATCCAAATATGGTGGATTGGAATATTAAGAATGGAAATAGAGATCCGAGGAGTGCTGAAAGTCCACCAGCAATTTTGTCGCCAATTGTTCTCAGTGCTGAACTTCTGCAATCTAAGTCTAAAGCTACTATTAAAGAATTCTACAGGTATGTGTTTAATtcttcttttgtatttttttatgctCATCCTAATAACCTAATTTAAATACGATCGAGTAGTATTGAGTGAGAATTATTCCTATAAGCTTGCAGGTATATTGTAAAAACTTAAGACATGTACTGAAAAATTTAATATAggttaacatttattttcatcTTTAACTTCACCAAACCACCCATATTCAAACTTTGTTGGCCACCTATCTTCGTTGATATTCTTCCTTTGTACCCATGCCTGTAATACTTATTTCAATGAGCATATTTGGAAAGTGTTATTTTGTCACAATTACTTTTGAAAATTACCAAAGTAAAAAGTGAATTTTATGTTATATGCATTTGGAggaaaaaattgattattttatgttatatgcATTTGGAGGAATTTTAAGTTTGGATATCACAATAAGTTGAGTTGATTGTcactatttcaaataatattctaGTTGATATACTTTCTAAAAAGAGAGGCACATCTATCTACattcaaatcaatttaataatatattcttgAAAATGTAACAGGTAAAAACAGATAAATATTGTTAGATCAAAACAATTGTTTTATAATGATAGTAATTAAGATAAGAGCAGAAGAGAAAGATTATGACATAATTATGATCATTACATCCTACCACCCGAATAATGAGTCATCTTGATACTATTATAAAACTTTTGGAGAGAGATTCCATTTTTTTAGTATTCTTTTGATTTTATAActtatagattttattattaatgttgttaTAATTGATTTGTAACTCTGTCATTTTTCTccaataattatgaaaaataatgttttctaaATTTGGTATAGAtggatattattataaatagtgACTAGTGAGTTAAcctaacattaaaataatacaattaaaaaaattgttgaacaaGTTGAGGTTTGATGGAAGTGTCGGTCATTGAACTAACTATACGAGTCTGTAATCCAAAAGTCAGGTGACAAATTCTACATAATTTATAAGTTCAAGGGTGAATTTGTACATTTAGCCAAAACTTTCATAAGTGAGATTGGAAATAGTGCAAAATAATGTTTCTGCCAAAGTTAGATCGCTAAGTTTtctttcaataataatttatatcaagACTCTCATTTCATCTTTCAAAGCTTGctgtttctctctctaggatTTAGAGATGGGGAGTAGCTCCGGCTGGATTTCTGCTCTCTTCTTCGCCGTCGTCCTGCACCTATTCTCACCAGCGAACTGCTTCTATCTCCCCGGTGTAGCCCCTAGAGACTTCCAACGGGTATGTTCATCATCGTTATTCAAGTGTATAATCCATTTCtgctatttttatttgatttctctATCTTCTCTTTGTTGCAAGTCTACTTTTCTCGCGGCGATCCATGAATTTGTGTCGTTGATTTGTTTTGATATTGTCACACGACTGCACTTGATTCTATTATATTAAAGATCTGATCTAGGGTTTTACTAGCTGTTATCTTCATCTATGATCTTTCCGTTTGTGTCTACTTCAATTAGATCTTGTTATATAGTTCAATTTCGAATTGGAAAATTGTCCTTTAGCTTCaattattaaaactattttcCTTTTCCTCGTCAGTACGTGTTggatatttctttatttttattcgtCTGCTTGTTGTTTTGTGCATCGGTGAATTGATTCATCAGTCATCACGTTGTTGTCTATAGTGCTTTTCTTTTTAGCTGTATATGCTTTCTGATGAATGTTATGCTATTGCAACAGGGCGATCCATTATACGTTAAGGTTAACAAGCTATCATCTACAAAGACACAACTTCCATATGACTATTATTACTTAAATTACTGTAAGCCTGAGAAGATTATGAACAATGCTGAAAATTTGGGAGAGGTTCTTAGAGGTGATCGCATCGAGAATTCAGTTTATACTGTGAGTATCTTCTGATATTCTCGGTTTTTTCTGGAATAGTCGGCGGATAAATTTGTGAAAATGAATTCcgtttattattattgaacACATATTAAGCAATCTGAATCTAACTAAATAGGAGAATGTTGTAGTTCAATATGAGAGAGGAGCAACCTTGCAAAGTAGCCTGCCGGAAAAAGCTTAATGCTGAGCAAGCGAAGAACTTCAAGGAGAAAATTGATGATGAATACAGAGTAAACTTGTAAGACCTGCATGTGAAGCATATTAAACTAGAGTTGCCACTTTTGACTTTACCCACTTTACCTTTGTATTTTTCTAAAGTTTATTGGCATGATCATTAGGGCCTTCTCACCATTGTTCTTATCACGATACAGTTAGAATTGCAAATTTTTGTGCCATACATGACTATTTAACtatagaataattaattcattttaagttatatttgaaCTGAAATGAATTTGATGTCTTTGCAGGATTCTTGACAATCTTCCAGTTGCTGTTCTTAGGCAAAGGAGGGATAATAGTCAATCAATCACTTATGAACATGGATTTCGTGTCGGTTTCAAGGGAAATTATCAAGGGGTAAGTTGTTAACGATTGTTGCAattttaggccttgtttgaggaAGGGTTATTTGGACTGTTATcccatcattcaaatcatccaCTTAAATACCAAATTACAGTTACTTTATTTCTTGTAactcttaaatattaaattaaaaagatactttagtcatttaacccaaataacactaaaaaattatatccaTACCATCTAATCCTGAGTAGGAGAAATGCTTAGTTGAGTGAAGAGAAGAGTGCTTGAGGTCTATACTTTGTGTCGCTTTTTCATCaatcaagattttttttctttcagaaaaacggattattttaaaaaagaagataacaaaactacatcaaacaagctttgaATGTTCTTACATGCTTTCATTTGCGTATCTTACTTTTGCAGAGCAATGAGGAGAAGTATTTCATACATAACCACTTGAGCTTCCGTGTTATGTATCACAAAGATTCTGAAACTGATCTAGCCCGAATAGTAGGATTTGAGGTCTCACAAAACAGGTATTTTTCTATTATTCATTTGACCTTGTTGTCAACATTTCAGACTTTACTTTTATTGACATTTCTATTAGAGCATATAATATACTAGATATGATATATGAGAGTGGACTTTTGAACCTGATATGAATACATGTATACTTCAGCTCTCTACCGAAAGCTAAATTGGTGAATCTAGCAGAGCACATTATAAGCTAATACCATTTCTGTGAAATTTAGAAATTTGATAGCTGTTTAGGGTACATGCATTCATGCATGAATTCTATAAAtgtaaatagttttttttaaagttacCAATTACCAGGAGTCAGTATAAGTATGGACCGAGGCAAAATCAATGCCAAGAACCTGGTGATTCCTAATGAAGTCTGTTCCAACTTGTTTAGCGTATGCATTTGGGTTGACCTGATCAGCCCTGTTGTTGGAATTTGTAAGACTATATATAGAACCCTTCAACTCCGATCTCAACCAAGTGTATTGGATCAATACTTTTCATATATACTGTCATTTCTTCTATCCATgcctatatatgtatatatatatctatatatacatGTAATTAAACCAAGCTAGTTGCATATACAATTACAATCAAATTAAACCTATAGTTTATCTCCAGAAGGGTCTGAGGTGCAGCGTGGCTCATTCATTAGTTCCCAAGAAAAGATTGTAGGGTCATCTTTGTAAGTGATGTTATTCACTGAATTCACTCTATTAAGAACTGTCTGCACAAAACAAAAGTCCATGAAGAGTCTAGCTaactaaacaaacaaacaaaaatgatatataattgcTTGCCTTAACGTGGGATTTGTAGTAGGCTTTGAGTGTTGGATCCGAGAAGAAATCGTCATctgaagttaaattattaaGGCCACCAATCTCTCTACCCCATTTTACATATTGTGCTTTCCCCCATATGTTTCCCAGTTGATTAATGATAATATCAGccttatcttatatttttttgctTCGTTCACTACAAAATCTAATGTTTGGAAAACTTGTTCATTATAAACTGATGGCGATTTCTGAAGAGCACTCCATTGTCCATAATTGAAAGCCCAAGTCCTACATACGGTTAGACTCAAAGAAGATGCCTGCTGAAATGTCTCACTGACCGTCCCTCTAGTGGATAAATCAGCTGCAAATACCATCAGCCAATAAATGTTAAACCCATTAATGTAGAAAGGTTGTCCCCCGCCATTCAACACAAACTGTTTTCCTTTCCTCTGCACCATTGTCCAGCTTCCACCGCCATCCCCTATCTTCTGTTCCTCCTCCCCAAATGTCCTGCTCATCATGAGGGAAACTTATAATTGcatgaaaatacattataaAGAAAGGAAACAATGTAAAGGAAAACTTGGATACCCTGCAACTTGACTAGACCACCTTATCTCTTTAACAAGAACAACTCATCTCTTTAATCACTAGACCACCTTATCTCTTTAACAAGAACAACTCATCTCTTTAATCACTAGACCACCTTATCTCTTTAAtcattcatatttattatttatcttaatctCCTTTTTACATGAATAAGATGAGATACATTTTATTGTATGTAActctaatttatttgaaatttgtttctttttcttttacaaataatatggcTTATAACACTAGGAGTCGTGCCACTCCTAAAATGTCCACTAGTTTCACCAAAGAACAGCTTGTGCAGCTTTTAAACGAAAAAGTTCGAGTCGACAACAAACTAACTTTGACGgtactaatttaatataaatgattttttaagtttaaactcttaataattttgattatataattatgtttgtttgtaTTAAAAATGTGAGAAGAGATTAGACTATATAGAGCGGTTAAAAACCGCTCTAAGCTGGAGTATAAATCAAGAGAGTCCGGATCTCAGCACTAGCTTCAAAGATAAATTACAAGTCTCCATCGAGGAAAATATAAAGGTCTCCGAGGAGAATATAAAGGAGTGCGAGAAAAAACTGCAAATCAGCGAAGAGAATCTTCAAAGTTGCGAGAAGAAGCTTCaggtaattttttatatatatttcatttttaattattatgtccttctagttttttctttttttactttttttttgttgttgtctGTTTTAGACTGCTGaattaaaaatagaagaaaatactctcacaattcaaaatttaaaaaaaaacttgaagaaGCAAAagtcaagatcaaacaagaagatttAAAGAAGAAACTAAATAGCATCATTTAGTTTCTTCTTTAGATCTTCTTCTTATTTGATCTTCTTCTTTAGATCTTCttcaagttatttttttaaattttgaattgtgagagtattttcttctatttttaattCAGCAGCTTAAAACagacaacaacaaaaaaagtaaaaaaagaagaaactaGAAggacataataattaaaaatgaaatatatataaaaaattacctGAAGCTTCTTTTCGCAACTTTGAAGATTCTCTTCGCTGATTTGCAGTTTTTTCTCGCACTCCTTTATATTCTCCTCGGAGACCTTTATATTTTCCTCGATGGAGACTTGTAATTTATCTTTGAAGCTAGTGCTGAGATCCGGACTCTCTTGATTTATACTCCAGCTTAGAGCGGTTTTTAACCGCTCTATATAGTCTAATCTCTTCTCACATTTTTCCtacaaacaaacataattatataatcaaaattattaagagtttaaacttataaaatcatttatattaaattagtacCGTCAAAGTGAGTTTGTTGTCGACTCGAACTTTTTCATTTAAAAGCTGCACAAGCTGTTCTTTGATGAAAAAGTTCGAGTCGACAACAAACTCACTTTGACGgtactaatttaatataaatgattttttaagtttaaactcttaataattttgattatataattatgtttgtttgtaGGAAAAATGTGAGAAGAAATTAGACTATATAGAGCGGTTAAAAACCGCTCTAAGCTGGAGTATAAATCAAGAGAGTCCGGATCTCAGCACTAGCTTCAAAGATAAATTACAAGTCTCCATCGAGGAAAATATAAAGGTCTCCGAGGAGAATATAAAGGAGTGCGAGAAAAAACTGCAAATCAGCGAAGAGAATCTTCAAAGTTGCGAGAAGAAGCTTCaggtaattttttatatatatttcatttttaattattatgtccttctagttttttctttttttactttttt includes:
- the LOC124942684 gene encoding transmembrane 9 superfamily member 7-like yields the protein MNVMLLQQGDPLYVKVNKLSSTKTQLPYDYYYLNYCKPEKIMNNAENLGEVLRGDRIENSVYTFNMREEQPCKVACRKKLNAEQAKNFKEKIDDEYRVNLILDNLPVAVLRQRRDNSQSITYEHGFRVGFKGNYQGSNEEKYFIHNHLSFRVMYHKDSETDLARIVGFEVSQNRYFSIIHLTLLSTFQTLLLLTFLLEHIIY
- the LOC124943929 gene encoding LOW QUALITY PROTEIN: mannan endo-1,4-beta-mannosidase 6-like (The sequence of the model RefSeq protein was modified relative to this genomic sequence to represent the inferred CDS: inserted 1 base in 1 codon), which codes for MVQRKGKQFVLNGGGQPFYINGFNIYWLMVFAADLSTRGTVSETFQQASSLSLTVCRTWAFNYGQWSALQKSPSVYNEQVFQTLDFVVNEAKKYKIRLILSLINWETYGGKXQYVKWGREIGGLNNLTSDDDFFSDPTLKAYYKSHVKTVLNRVNSVNNITYKDDPTIFSWELMNEPRCTSDPSGDKL